One genomic segment of Ipomoea triloba cultivar NCNSP0323 chromosome 9, ASM357664v1 includes these proteins:
- the LOC116030265 gene encoding nitrate regulatory gene2 protein-like: MGCTTSKIDDLPAVALCRDRCAFLDEAIRQRYSLAEAHLAYLQSLRAIGASLHHFFDQQDLDAFPPTPVISLPSHPKGVGGGDPQPTASLPHKAPVAIPSPPRSSTGSHLHFISDSEAEEDSASGSLLHHSHNATPLHPYAHLNYDAGADHESLALGGPYPGAFFGGTTTGFTHMNFMRNQATPSVTYEQRPLSPDTVRVGDASSSYYPYPYANPQIPSHTYPNHQTNYYAAASFFDSSPPAHYGYSSLPTPTPGPGPSSSPSTSKQPPPPPPSSSAWDFLNPFDNSDNFYHPYTPSRDSREVREEEGIPDLEDEDFEQEVVKEVHGDQKFVDTERSGASEGSYSKAAAKDDEARPKDSDKEHRTGPNVSVDNDPVEYEVHVVDKKMVGGQAGTSAARPKARGGFKGDSDVVREIQVQFDQASEAGTELAKLLEVGKLPYNRKHATYQVSSKMFRTIMPSSSLESSQPSTSNATQIEMANPAILDAEGDVSFLKSKNLSSTLQKLYLWEKKLCEEVKVEERMRVQHERKSKKLKRLDEKGAEAHKIDVTRNLVRSLSSKIRIAIQVVDKISVTINKLRDEELWPLINEFIQGLTRMWKSMLECHQNQCQAIVEAKRLDAIALHKQFTDTHLDSTLRLERELLNWTFRFSCWIGAQKGYVKALNSWLMKCLLYVPEETADGIVPFSPGRIGAPPVFVVCNHWSQALERVSEKEVLDSMLAFAKSVLELWERDKVEMRQRMMSSKDTERIVKDLDREDQKIQKEMQALDKRLLLVSGVENDLSLNRHVVYQSDTSKSSSLQGGLQHIFEAMERFTANSLKVYEELLQRIEEDNLSRAHEQVS; encoded by the exons atgggGTGTACCACCTCCAAGATCGATGACCTGCCGGCGGTGGCGCTCTGTCGGGACCGCTGCGCCTTCCTCGACGAAGCTATCCGCCAGCGCTACTCTCTCGCCGAGGCTCACCTCGCCTACCTTCAGTCTCTCCGTGCTATTGGTGCCTCTCTCCACCACTTCTTCGATCAGCAGGATCTCGACGCTTTTCCTCCAACACCTGTTATCAGTCTCCCTTCTCACCCTAAAGGAGTAGGAGGAGGAGACCCACAACCTACTGCTTCCCTTCCCCACAAAGCACCCGTTGCAATTCCCTCTCCTCCTCGCTCTAGCACCGGCTCCCACCTTCACTTCATCTCCGATTCCGAAGCTGAAGAAGACTCTGCCTCTGGATCTTTGCTCCACCACTCACACAACGCCACCCCGCTTCATCCCTATGCTCACCTAAACTACGACGCCGGCGCCGATCATGAATCCCTCGCCCTGGGTGGCCCCTACCCGGGAGCTTTTTTTGGTGGTACTACTACTGGATTTACGCACATGAATTTCATGAGGAACCAAGCGACGCCGTCAGTGACCTATGAGCAACGGCCCCTTAGTCCTGACACTGTACGAGTGGGAGACGCTTCTTCTTCCTACTATCCTTATCCTTATGCCAATCCCCAAATCCCTTCCCACACTTATCCCAATCATCAAACTAATTATTATGCTGCGGCTTCTTTCTTCGATTCTTCGCCTCCAGCACACTATGGTTACTCATCTCTTCCTACCCCTACGCCCGGGCCTGGCCCATCATCTTCACCTTCGACTTCCAAACAACCTCCTCCGCCTCCCCCCAGTAGCTCAGCTTGGGATTTCTTGAATCCTTTTGACAATTCTGACAATTTTTATCATCCTTACACACCGAGCCGGGACTCGAGGGAAGTTAGAGAAGAAGAGGGGATTCCTGATTTGGAAGATGAGGATTTTGAGCAAGAGGTAGTGAAGGAAGTCCACGGAGACCAGAAATTTGTGGACACCGAACGCAGTGGTGCCAGCGAAGGAAGCTATTCCAAGGCAGCAGCAAAAGATGATGAGGCAAGACCAAAAGATTCCGACAAGGAACACCGGACCGGACCTAATGTATCTGTGGACAATGATCCAGTGGAATACGAGGTGCATGTGGTTGATAAGAAAATGGTTGGGGGCCAGGCAGGGACTTCAGCTGCTCGCCCCAAGGCTCGCGGTGGTTTCAAGGGTGACTCTGATGTTGTTAGAGAGATTCAGGTTCAATTTGATCAAGCTTCAGAAGCTGGTACTGAGCTTGCTAAGTTGCTTGAGGTTGGAAAGCTTCCCTATAACCGTAAACATGCCACATATCAAG TTTCTTCAAAGATGTTTCGCACAATTATGCCTTCCTCGTCTTTGGAATCATCACAACCTTCTACATCAAATGCCACTCAGATTGAGATGGCCAATCCTGCTATATTAGATGCAGAAGGAGATGTCAGTTTCTTAAAGTCCAAAAACCTTTCTTCTACATTACAGAAGCTGTACCTTTGGGAGAAAAAGCTGTGCGAAGAGGTtaag GTTGAGGAGAGAATGAGAGTACAGCACGAGAGGAAAAGTAAAAAACTGAAGCGGCTAGATGAAAAGGGTGCTGAGGCACACAAAATCGATGTGACAAGAAATTTGGTCAGGAGCCTTTCATCAAAAattagaattgcaattcaggTTGTTGATAAGATCTCTGTGACGATAAATAAACTGAGGGATGAGGAGTTGTGGCCACTGATTAATGAATTTATACAAGG GTTAACCAGAATGTGGAAATCCATGCTTGAGTGCCATCAAAATCAGTGCCAGGCTATTGTGGAAGCTAAGCGGTTAGATGCCATTGCATTGCACAAGCAGTTTACTGACACTCATCTTGATTCTACTTTACGACTTGAGCGCGAGCTTCTGAACTGGACATTTAGATTCTCTTGTTGGATAGGTGCCCAGAAAGGTTATGTGAAAGCACTGAATAGCTGGCTCATGAAATGCCTTCTGTATGTACCTGAAGAAACAGCTGATGGAATAGTTCCCTTTTCTCCTGGTAGGATTGGTGCACCCCCTGTGTTTGTTGTTTGCAATCACTGGTCACAAGCATTGGAAAGAGTTTCTGAGAAAGAGGTTTTAGACAGCATGTTAGCTTTTGCAAAAAGTGTTCTTGAGTTATGGGAACGAGACAAGGTAGAAATGCGGCAACGAATGATGTCCAGTAAGGATACAGAAAGAATAGTTAAGGACTTGGATAGGGAAGATCAGAAGATACAAAAGGAGATGCAGGCATTAGATAAAAGGTTATTACTGGTGTCAGGGGTGGAAAATGATCTGTCATTAAATAGGCATGTTGTGTACCAGAGCGATACGAGTAAAAGTAGTAGCCTTCAGGGTGGTCTACAGCATATATTTGAAGCTATGGAAAGATTTACTGCCAACTCCTTGAAAGTGTATGAGGAGCTGTTGCAACGCATTGAAGAGGATAATCTTTCAAGAGCACATGAACAAGTGTCATAG